Sequence from the Pyrobaculum neutrophilum V24Sta genome:
CCGGCTCGACCACCGCCGTCCTCCTGGAGAGATCCAGAGATTTCGAGACGTAGGTCCTCCCCCCGTGCATATAAATCGCCTCTGGATGTAGCTCATACAGCGCCAGCGGTAGCTCCCTCTCGCCTATCACCCTCCCGTCCCCGGTCTTGATCTTAACCACGTGGGGCGACCCTCTGAGGCTCAGCGCCGACAGCGCCTCCCTCCCCCCAGGCGTGATCCTAAGGTAGCTCCCCACCCGCCTTAATAGACCTCTGCCTAAGAGCTCCTCAGCCAGCCTCTGTTCGAAATGCCCCAGCTCTCCCAACCTAAGCGGCATATCTGAGGCGGCTGCGAGCAGATGTAGAGCCGCCACGTCTTCGTTCTCCCTTTCGAATCCAAGCGGCTCAGGCGACCTGGAGAAAAACTCGTGTGGGTAGTTGCGGTAGTACTGGGAGATGGGGTCGTTGCCGAGGATCTGGATTATATAACCGGTTTGGCCCCTCCTGCCAACTCTGCCGACGCGTTGCAGATATCTGTTGTAGGAGGGCGGTATGGAGGCCAACACGGCGGCGTCCACATCGCCTATGTCTACCCCGAGCTCCAGCGTGGGAGTCGAAATCACCACGTTGACATCGCCTCTCTTGAAGGCCTCCTCAACTCCCCTCCTCTCCTCGGGGTCAAGCCCAGCTCTGTGGAGGGCCACCCTGTCCCCCCGGCCCCCCATCTTCAGAGCCCTGAATATCACCTCGCTGTATCTGTGGCTGTCGGTGAAAACGATGCATTTAAGCCCGCCCTCTATACACAATGAGGCGAGGCGCGCCGCCTCGGCCCACTTAGACCTAAACTTGGGCCTTACCAAGGCCTGTATAAGCCTACCCCTCCTCCCCAGGGGTCCCCACACGACGTTGATCCTGTCGCTGTCGAACAGCGTTTGGGCGAACTCGGCCGGGTTTCCAACCGTCGCGCTTGTGGCGATGAAGAGGGGTCTCGTGAACCGCCTCAGCCGCCTCAGCAGATAGTACATGTGTGAGCCGAATACCCCGCTGTAGACATGGAAGTCGTCTAACACGACGTATCTAAGCCGTTTGACGAGCTCTCTGAACTTAGCCACGTGCATAAGGGCGATGCTCACCATGTCTGGGTTGCTTATTATTATGTGCGGCGGGGTCTCGTACATTATACGCCTCTCCCTCTGCGGCGTATCGCCGTCGTACACCATAACCCTTACCCCAACTCTATCGCCAAATCTCCTAAACCTAGACAGCTGGTCTCTAGCCAGGGCTTTAGTTGGATACAGCACAAGCGCCGTCGGCCCCCTCGGCGACTCCAGCGCCGATTCAAGCAACGGCGCGAGAAACGCCTCGGTCTTGCCCATACCTGTCCCTGCGACGATGACGGTATCTCTGCCGCCTCTAATGCTCTGGATCGCGTCGTATTGATGCCTAAAGAGCTGGGAGATGCCGGCGGCGGCGAAGGCGTCGGCCACAGGCGCCGCCAAGACCTGCGAGGGGGAACAACACGCCTCCACGGCCTCAGGCTCGTCGGTCTTGATGTAGACCACCTCCCTACCTCTATCGCTCAAGACCTCCTCCAGGAAATTCACCGGTTTCGCCCACGTAGCGAATTTATAAGCAGAACAGCGACGTTGACCGAAAGGAGGAGAGGGACGTACTCAAGCACTGGAAATCCGTACCTGTCGACAAACCAGCCAAACAGCAGAGGACCCGCGATGGAGCCGACGTCCCAGCCCATGGTGTAGACCGCGCTCGCTAAGCCGGCGCCTCTACTGCCGGCCAGCGCCAGAACTTGATAAGTCACCACCACGGCGCCCTGCCCAAAGCCGTATAGAACCCCCGCCGCCGCGAAAATCAGCGGATCAGTCGCCGAGGCCGCCAGAGCCAACCCCAGCGCGGCAACGGCCGAGGCGGCCCCCGCCGTGGCGCCGTTTACAAGGCCTGCCCTCACCAGGACCGCCCTAGGCGCCAGGCTTGCTAAAGCCGCAGCAGACGAGAAAAGGCCCCAGTAGGCGACCGGCAGACCTCCGTCTCTGAGGCGCACCGGAGTGAAGGTGGACACCGTCATGTAGACCGAGGCGTACAACGCCAGCAACAGCATATAGAGATAAACCCTCCTCTCCACCGCCGGCGGCGACTTGGCCCCTCCGCCTCCGCCCGCGACCCCAGCCACAGCCAAAAGGTTGGCTGTGTGTAGCGCCAGGGATACCGCCACGGCCAACCGCCCGCCGCCTAGGTCGTACAACAGAGAGCCGGCCATAGGCCCGACGACGTTTCCGACGCCCACCGCGAGGGCGCGTGACGCCATAGCCGCGGCGCCCTCGTTGGCGGAGATCGCTATAGACATGGGGAGGAACATCCCTATGGCTAAGCCGTGTAGCGCCCTCCCCATTTGGACAGCCGCCGGGTTGGCGATCAGGTACATGAGGTGGCCAACGACGGCGGCGACGGCGCCCAGCCTCATCACCGCGGAGTAGCCCACCCTCTCCCCGAGGTAGCCCCCCAGAGGCCTAACTACGATGGAGATGAAAAAGGCCGTGGAGACGATCGCCCCTATCGCCGACTCGTTCGACACGCCGAGGTCTCTTAAATACGGCGGAATGACCACCGCTGTGATTCCGTTGGCCGTGAAAAAGAGGAGGGTTGCCAGATTTAGAGACCTCAAAGCTTGTACCTCACCACCTCTCTCAAAAACCTCTTCCTCTCTTCCCTGTCCGCGTCGGTCTCTACGCCGAGAGGAGAGTGGCCGTCTACGACGCCGATAACGCCGCGTCTCTCCGGCTCCACCTCGGCCACGATCACCTTGAGGGGGTTGGCGGTAGCCGCGAATATCCTCACCACCTCTTGCACGTTTTTAATGGCGTTCAGCACGTTGATAGGCCAGGCGTTCCGGAGGTAGATGACGAAGACGTGCCCAGCCGCGATCTTGCCGCAGACCTCCACCGCGAGCTTCCGTAGCTCCTCGTCGTTGGCCTCGTGTCTGATCAGCCTTTTCCCCGACGCCTCGCAGAAGGCTATACCGAACTTAGCCCCGGGCACGGAGGTGGCTATGGCCTCGTAGAGGTCCTCCACGGTCTTGATGAAGTGCGCCTGTCCAATTATGACGTTTGTCCCCTGGGGGATGGGAACCTCAACTACGTCGAACCTAATCGACATGTCCAAATAGACCGCCGAGTTTTTATACTTTCGCGCACCAGAAAATAAATTTATATAGTACTAAGGAGTTACTTTCGATGGAAACAGCCCAGCTGGTGCAAGCGCTTAAGGAGCGCGGCTACAGAGTCACGCCGCAGAGGATCGAGGTGATAAACCTAGTCATGGAGAAGCTTGCCAAGAGACAGCACCCCACCTTCAACGACATACTAAACGAAGTTAAACAAAAGATGCCCACGATAAGCGCCAGCACGGTGTACTCCGTCCTCAAACTCCTTGAGGAAGGGGGCTTTGTGGTGTCGTTTGAACACAACGGCCGCACGTACTACGACAGCGCCTCGCCCCACGTAAACGTGGTCTGCGTAAACACAAACAGGGTGATAGACCTTGAAGACGGGGAGATCACGGAGCTCTTCAGGAAACGTGGAATCCACCCAACCTCCATCGTTGTGAAGGCCGTCTGTAGAGAATAATCAGCTGTGGATTCTGCCATCACGTCTCAACGGCGCGGTATACCTCATCACCGACGAAGGACCACAGGGCCAAGCCCCACGAA
This genomic interval carries:
- a CDS encoding Fur family transcriptional regulator produces the protein METAQLVQALKERGYRVTPQRIEVINLVMEKLAKRQHPTFNDILNEVKQKMPTISASTVYSVLKLLEEGGFVVSFEHNGRTYYDSASPHVNVVCVNTNRVIDLEDGEITELFRKRGIHPTSIVVKAVCRE
- a CDS encoding adenosine-specific kinase, whose protein sequence is MSIRFDVVEVPIPQGTNVIIGQAHFIKTVEDLYEAIATSVPGAKFGIAFCEASGKRLIRHEANDEELRKLAVEVCGKIAAGHVFVIYLRNAWPINVLNAIKNVQEVVRIFAATANPLKVIVAEVEPERRGVIGVVDGHSPLGVETDADREERKRFLREVVRYKL
- a CDS encoding MFS transporter, with amino-acid sequence MRSLNLATLLFFTANGITAVVIPPYLRDLGVSNESAIGAIVSTAFFISIVVRPLGGYLGERVGYSAVMRLGAVAAVVGHLMYLIANPAAVQMGRALHGLAIGMFLPMSIAISANEGAAAMASRALAVGVGNVVGPMAGSLLYDLGGGRLAVAVSLALHTANLLAVAGVAGGGGGAKSPPAVERRVYLYMLLLALYASVYMTVSTFTPVRLRDGGLPVAYWGLFSSAAALASLAPRAVLVRAGLVNGATAGAASAVAALGLALAASATDPLIFAAAGVLYGFGQGAVVVTYQVLALAGSRGAGLASAVYTMGWDVGSIAGPLLFGWFVDRYGFPVLEYVPLLLSVNVAVLLINSLRGRNR
- a CDS encoding DEAD/DEAH box helicase produces the protein MNFLEEVLSDRGREVVYIKTDEPEAVEACCSPSQVLAAPVADAFAAAGISQLFRHQYDAIQSIRGGRDTVIVAGTGMGKTEAFLAPLLESALESPRGPTALVLYPTKALARDQLSRFRRFGDRVGVRVMVYDGDTPQRERRIMYETPPHIIISNPDMVSIALMHVAKFRELVKRLRYVVLDDFHVYSGVFGSHMYYLLRRLRRFTRPLFIATSATVGNPAEFAQTLFDSDRINVVWGPLGRRGRLIQALVRPKFRSKWAEAARLASLCIEGGLKCIVFTDSHRYSEVIFRALKMGGRGDRVALHRAGLDPEERRGVEEAFKRGDVNVVISTPTLELGVDIGDVDAAVLASIPPSYNRYLQRVGRVGRRGQTGYIIQILGNDPISQYYRNYPHEFFSRSPEPLGFERENEDVAALHLLAAASDMPLRLGELGHFEQRLAEELLGRGLLRRVGSYLRITPGGREALSALSLRGSPHVVKIKTGDGRVIGERELPLALYELHPEAIYMHGGRTYVSKSLDLSRRTAVVEPVDAEDLVTQALEDMEPNVVEIYEEGAVEGVPYQFGRLKIKITVYGYALKRFTTEETLGEYNIEPLSYEFETKGAVFYMPHVRFSSDDTIDWEARAKGYHATEHVLISATEIAVGASKTDLGGISYPDGVIVIYDSHVGGNGTTRLLLKNFRRVAEVALKIVKGCDCLDGCPKCVYSPYCGNNNKMLSRRNAIRVLEAVLNRSGAPAVREIPKAGALA